A genomic stretch from Doryrhamphus excisus isolate RoL2022-K1 chromosome 23, RoL_Dexc_1.0, whole genome shotgun sequence includes:
- the LOC131110424 gene encoding uncharacterized protein LOC131110424 has translation MGEREINLSMASTKPASPEMADHLSRRFRAQITAAMDAILRSAALGLAEIFDRCVHDYCMQLAEKGEAIARLEMKLRNTERLLKEYVGECDKVAARNETEGDERRGEGEDILITSCTASPERRFQVPVACISETVTKDYGDICPGIRLRQISIPLQHCPVMPSPEPESRRRSKGGTKKASSPSESQKAPQRPSMTKRGLRCRLPARNNMKGLLQDAKEENLDRPVTAAARRRSERKRQRRRPADKTRRQKATTEQVKSDEKMSFCKLCDKVFDTPLAQNVHRRLHKKCRGCKKDFSLPSARKNHQQLCPTLKKSSEAAPSAPLPQPHLELRDKNRRTKQVKAEEKSTPSPDPDIQSFSCMRRHEKFIEMSTLEDHKSVHRDQKQFQCCLCSKRFCYKKALETHIVKWHQNFIRPEEDFKWMEPIEDPEDLERILPCHKCPMTFCTCIQLHKDTKTKHPPQK, from the exons ATGGGAGAGCGTGAAATCAACCTGTCCATGGCGAGCACTAAACCAGCCTCACCGGAGATGGCAGACCACCTATCCAGAAGGTTCAGGGCCCAGATAACCGCAGCCATGGACGCCATCCTCAGAAGCGCCGCGTTGGGGCTGGCAGAGATCTTTGACCGATGCGTGCATGACTACTGCATGCAGCTGGCGGAGAAAGGTGAAGCGATCGCTCGGTTAGAAATGAAGTTGCGCAACACCGAGCGTTTGCTGAAGGAATATGTAGGTGAATGCGACAAAGTAGCGGCGCGGAATGAAACCGAGGGCGACGAGAGACGAGGAGAGGGGGAAGACATCTTGATTACTTCCTGCACAGCTTCACCTGAGAGGAGATTCCAAG TACCCGTTGCGTGTATCTCCGAGACCGTGACCAAAGACTACGGTGATATTTGCCCCGGCATTCGATTACGCCAAATATCCATTCCACTGCAGCATTGCCCAGTCATGCCCAGCCCCGAG CCTGAGAGCCGCCGGCGTTCAAAGGGCGGAACAAAAAAAG CGTCCTCCCCAAGTGAAAGCCAAAAAGCCCCTCAGCGTCCAAGTATGACCAAACGTGGACTAAGATGTCGTTTACCAGCAAGGAATAACATGAAAGGGTTGCTCCAGGACGCTAAGGAGGAGAATTTGGACCGACCCGTCACAGCAGCAGCTCGTCGAAGAAGTGAAAGAAAACGGCAGCGGCGACGTCCGGCAGACAAAACACGGCGACAAAAAGCAACCACAGAGCAGGTGAAAAGTGatgaaaaaatgtctttttgcaAACTCTGTGACAAGGTGTTTGATACGCCGCTTGCCCAGAATGTGCACAGAAGATTGCACAAGAAGTGCCGAGGCTGCAAAAAAGACTTTTCCCTGCCAAGCGCTCGGAAAAATCACCAACAATTGTGCCCAACACTTAAGAAATCATCGGAAGCAGCACCGTCGGCTCCACTTCCCCAACCCCATCTTGAATTAAGAGACAAAAATCGCAGAACGAAACAGGTGAAGGCCGAGGAGAAAAGCACGCCGTCTCCTGATCCGGACATCCAAAGCTTCTCCTGCATGCGCCGCCATGAGAAGTTCATCGAAATGAGCACGCTGGAAGACCACAAGAGCGTTCATCGAGATCAAAAGCAGTTTCAGTGCTGCTTGTGTTCAAAGCGATTCTGCTACAAGAAGGCCCTCGAAACTCACATCGTCAAATGGCACCAGAACTTTATTCGGCCTGAAGAGGACTTCAAGTGGATGGAACCGATCGAGGACCCGGAGGACCTGGAGAGGATCCTCCCGTGCCACAAGTGTCCCATGACTTTCTGCACCTGCATACAGTTACACAAGGACACAAAGACGAAGCATCCTCCCCAGAAGTAA
- the LOC131110585 gene encoding zinc finger and SCAN domain-containing protein 5B-like, whose translation MDVVRSAFHAKLAAVMDSLLAAAVCEISKIFDSTLCEQQAELAHKTKEISILLGKLEHVEKMPRAQGGQDAEASTHDGVDKGKDASWHSEPKKESPLRDASQPPMRSYMVQVPEGSSVSRDQEKTDLQTGIKLKLSPWRQWRPLVDDQPQDGASPPFCSSPQPHDPCLAQHECSTVFGEAQGGACDLEELQASSISCSSPSGTGTTIDTAGLPSGSQEKQTSNPKSECRLRVEQAEAQQDQSEVLSSPWRPSDDSMVNHIRRTIFSSRDLPPPRSNSLSPKARQAHPASLTGASTGASGRPYTCPYCTKSFTYPSHQRRHLLRHTGVRLHPCQFCEKSFLTASELTVHTRTHTGERPFGCAQCGKRFARSGNLRAHQRDVHMRKRPFACTECGKRFAHRGNLRVHNHRVHQADLFHMEEQQEQSLGPV comes from the exons ATGGACGTCGTGCGAAGTGCCTTCCACGCCAAGCTGGCCGCTGTCATGGACTCCTTGCTGGCAGCTGCGGTGTGCGAGATCTCCAAGATCTTCGACAGCACCCTGTGTGAGCAGCAGGCGGAGCTGGCGCATAAAACCAAGGAGATCTCCATCCTCCTGGGAAAGCTGGAGCATGTGGAGAAGATGCCGAGGGCGCAAGGAGGGCAGGATGCTGAGGCTTCGACACATGATGGCGTCGACAAAG GGAAGGACGCATCCTGGCATTCCGAGCCCAAGAAGGAG TCTCCACTGCGAGATGCATCTCAGCCACCGATGCGGTCTTACATGGTCCAGGTCCCAGAGGGAAGTTCTGTCAGCAGAGACCAGGAAAAGACGGATCTCCAGACCGGAATAAAACTCAAAT TGTCTCCTTGGCGTCAGTGGAGGCCTTTGGTAGATGACCAACCACAAGATGGAGCTTCACCTCCATTTTGTTCCTCACCACAACCCCATGACCCTTGCCTCGCCCAGCATGAATGTTCAACAGTTTTCGGTGAAGCTCAAGGTGGTGCTTGTGATCTGGAGGAACTGCAGGCTAGCAGCATCAGCTGTTCTTCTCCATCTGGAACCGGTACCACCATAGACACAGCTGGACTCCCATCTGGGTCCCAGGAGAAGCAGACCTCCAATCCCAAGTCAGAGTGCAGACTAAGGGTGGAGCAAGCTGAGGCTCAACAGGATCAGTCGGAGGTTCTCTCATCACCATGGAGACCGAGCGATGACAGCATGGTTAATCACATCAGGCGGACCATATTTAGCAGCAGAGACCTCCCGCCCCCACGGTCCAATTCCCTGTCACCCAAAGCGCGACAAGCACACCCAGCGAGCCTGACTGGAGCGTCCACCGGCGCCAGCGGGCGACCTTACACCTGCCCCTACTGCACCAAATCCTTCACCTACCCCTCCCACCAACGCAGGCACCTGCTACGCCACACGGGGGTCCGCCTGCATCCCTGTCAGTTCTGCGAAAAGAGCTTCCTCACCGCTTCCGAGCTCACCGTTCACACTCGCACGCACACCGGCGAGCGCCCGTTCGGTTGCGCGCAGTGCGGCAAGCGCTTCGCCCGCAGCGGCAATCTGAGAGCTCACCAGCGAGACGTTCACATGCGGAAGAGGCCCTTCGCTTGTACGGAATGTGGGAAGAGGTTCGCCCACAGGGGGAATCTTAGGGTGCACAATCACAGAGTACACCAAGCGGATCTGTTCCACATGGAGGAGCAGCAGGAACAAAGTTTGGGCCCCGTTTGA
- the LOC131110584 gene encoding serine/threonine-protein phosphatase 2A 55 kDa regulatory subunit B gamma isoform isoform X2: MGEDADATLTLNHHGFLPDHNYVTEADIISTVEFNHTGELLATGDKGGRVVIFQREPESKTELFSQGEYNVYSTFQSHEPEFDYLKSLEIEEKINKIRWLPQQNAAHFLLSTNDKTIKLWKVSERDKRPEGYNLKDEEGRIKDISTVTSLQVPVLKPMDLMVEVSPRRVFANAHTYHVNSISVNSDHETYMSADDLRINLWHLDITDRSFNIVDIKPANMEDLTEVITAAEFHPHHCNLFVYSSSKGTLRLCDMREAALCDRHSKLFEEPEDPSARSFFSEIISSVSDVKFSHSGRYLLTRDYLTAKVWDLNMESKPLETYQVHDYLRSKLCSLYENDCIFDKFECAWNGSDSVIMTGAYNNFFRMFDRNTKRDVTLEASRESSKPRAVLKPRRVCAAGGKRRKDDISVDSLDFTKKILHTAWHPAENIIAIAATNNLYIFQDKLNSEMHS, from the exons ATGGGCGAAGACGCTGACGCAACGCTGACGCTGAACCACCACGGCTTCCTCCCCGACCACAACTATGTGACTGAAG CCGACATCATCTCCACCGTTGAGTTCAACCACACGGGAGAGCTCCTGGCCACCGGGGACAAGGGGGGCCGAGTGGTCATCTTTCAGAGGGAACCCGAG AGCAAAACCGAGCTGTTCTCCCAGGGCGAGTACAACGTCTACAGCACTTTCCAGAGTCATGAGCCCGAGTTTGACTACCTTAAGAGTCTGGAGATCGAAGAGAAGATCAATAAGATCCGATGGCTGCCTCAGCAGAACGCCGCACACTTTCTCCTGTCTACCAACG ATAAAACTATTAAGTTGTGGAAGGTGAGCGAGCGAGACAAACGGCCGGAGGGATACAACCTGAAAGATGAGGAGGGTCGCATCAAGGACATCTCCACTGTCACCTCCCTACAg GTGCCCGTTTTGAAGCCCATGGACTTAATGGTGGAGGTGAGCCCGCGGCGAGTGTTCGCCAACGCCCACACCTACCACGTCAACTCCATCTCCGTCAACTCCGACCACGAAACCTACATGTCGGCCGACGACCTGAGGATCAACCTCTGGCATCTGGACATCACCGACCGCAGCTTCA ACATCGTGGACATCAAGCCGGCCAACATGGAGGATCTGACGGAGGTGATCACAGCGGCCGAGTTCCACCCGCACCACTGCAACCTGTTTGTCTACAGCAGCAGCAAAGGCACCTTGCGCCTCTGCGACATGCGAGAAGCCGCGCTGTGCGACCGCCACTCCAAAT TGTTTGAGGAGCCGGAGGACCCCAGCGCTCGCTCCTTCTTCTCCGAGATCATCTCCTCCGTGTCCGACGTCAAGTTCAGCCACAGCGGGCGCTACCTGCTCACCAGGGACTACCTGACCGCCAAAGTGTGGGACCTCAACATGGAGAGCAAGCCCCTGGAGACCTACCAG GTCCACGATTACCTCCGCAGCAAGTTGTGCTCCCTTTATGAAAACGACTGCATCTTCGACAAGTTCGAGTGCGCCTGGAACGGCTCGGACAG cgtgATCATGACAGGAGCCTACAACAACTTCTTCCGCATGTTCGACCGCAACACCAAGCGCGACGTGACCCTGGAGGCGTCCCGGGAAAGCAGCAAACCCCGGGCCGTGCTCAAACCGCGGCGAGTGTGCGCGGCCGGCGGGAAGCGGCGGAAGGACGACATCAGCGTGGACAGCCTGGACTTCACCAAGAAGATCCTGCACACGGCGTGGCACCCGGCGGAGAACATCATCGCCATCGCCGCCACCAACAACCTGTACATCTTCCAGGACAAACTCAACTCGGAGATGCACTCGTGA
- the LOC131110584 gene encoding serine/threonine-protein phosphatase 2A 55 kDa regulatory subunit B beta isoform isoform X1, with protein MLSPIQVLCSDITTLSLEPEPFASYTEADIISTVEFNHTGELLATGDKGGRVVIFQREPESKTELFSQGEYNVYSTFQSHEPEFDYLKSLEIEEKINKIRWLPQQNAAHFLLSTNDKTIKLWKVSERDKRPEGYNLKDEEGRIKDISTVTSLQVPVLKPMDLMVEVSPRRVFANAHTYHVNSISVNSDHETYMSADDLRINLWHLDITDRSFNIVDIKPANMEDLTEVITAAEFHPHHCNLFVYSSSKGTLRLCDMREAALCDRHSKLFEEPEDPSARSFFSEIISSVSDVKFSHSGRYLLTRDYLTAKVWDLNMESKPLETYQVHDYLRSKLCSLYENDCIFDKFECAWNGSDSVIMTGAYNNFFRMFDRNTKRDVTLEASRESSKPRAVLKPRRVCAAGGKRRKDDISVDSLDFTKKILHTAWHPAENIIAIAATNNLYIFQDKLNSEMHS; from the exons ATGTTGAGCCCCATCCAGGTGCTGTGCTCCGACATCACTACCCTTTCTCTGGAGCCTGAGCCGTTTGCCTCTTACACTGAAG CCGACATCATCTCCACCGTTGAGTTCAACCACACGGGAGAGCTCCTGGCCACCGGGGACAAGGGGGGCCGAGTGGTCATCTTTCAGAGGGAACCCGAG AGCAAAACCGAGCTGTTCTCCCAGGGCGAGTACAACGTCTACAGCACTTTCCAGAGTCATGAGCCCGAGTTTGACTACCTTAAGAGTCTGGAGATCGAAGAGAAGATCAATAAGATCCGATGGCTGCCTCAGCAGAACGCCGCACACTTTCTCCTGTCTACCAACG ATAAAACTATTAAGTTGTGGAAGGTGAGCGAGCGAGACAAACGGCCGGAGGGATACAACCTGAAAGATGAGGAGGGTCGCATCAAGGACATCTCCACTGTCACCTCCCTACAg GTGCCCGTTTTGAAGCCCATGGACTTAATGGTGGAGGTGAGCCCGCGGCGAGTGTTCGCCAACGCCCACACCTACCACGTCAACTCCATCTCCGTCAACTCCGACCACGAAACCTACATGTCGGCCGACGACCTGAGGATCAACCTCTGGCATCTGGACATCACCGACCGCAGCTTCA ACATCGTGGACATCAAGCCGGCCAACATGGAGGATCTGACGGAGGTGATCACAGCGGCCGAGTTCCACCCGCACCACTGCAACCTGTTTGTCTACAGCAGCAGCAAAGGCACCTTGCGCCTCTGCGACATGCGAGAAGCCGCGCTGTGCGACCGCCACTCCAAAT TGTTTGAGGAGCCGGAGGACCCCAGCGCTCGCTCCTTCTTCTCCGAGATCATCTCCTCCGTGTCCGACGTCAAGTTCAGCCACAGCGGGCGCTACCTGCTCACCAGGGACTACCTGACCGCCAAAGTGTGGGACCTCAACATGGAGAGCAAGCCCCTGGAGACCTACCAG GTCCACGATTACCTCCGCAGCAAGTTGTGCTCCCTTTATGAAAACGACTGCATCTTCGACAAGTTCGAGTGCGCCTGGAACGGCTCGGACAG cgtgATCATGACAGGAGCCTACAACAACTTCTTCCGCATGTTCGACCGCAACACCAAGCGCGACGTGACCCTGGAGGCGTCCCGGGAAAGCAGCAAACCCCGGGCCGTGCTCAAACCGCGGCGAGTGTGCGCGGCCGGCGGGAAGCGGCGGAAGGACGACATCAGCGTGGACAGCCTGGACTTCACCAAGAAGATCCTGCACACGGCGTGGCACCCGGCGGAGAACATCATCGCCATCGCCGCCACCAACAACCTGTACATCTTCCAGGACAAACTCAACTCGGAGATGCACTCGTGA